TGCGGTCGCCGTGCCAGGCGACTCCGTCGCGGCCGTCCCGGTAGTAGCAGAGGCCGGCGCTCACGAAGGGCTCGCCCAGTTCGCCGGCGTAGTACGCGCTCAGCGCCTCGCGCGCCTCCGTGAGAACGGGATGCGGCAGCTCCTCCCGCCTCCCGTCCCGTTCTCCGTAGAAGGCGAGCAGCCTCGGCACGGCCACCACCCGCTCGTACATCTGCCGGCGCTCGGCGCGCCAGGGCACGCCGGCGGCCAGTTCCCCGTGCAGGGCGTCGGCCCCCGTGAGCCAGCCGGGGAGCAGGTCGATCCACGCGCCGTCGCCGAGCACGGTCCGCCGGACGTCCCTGAGCGGACCGAGACGGATCTCGTCGGTCTGATCGAAGAGCGACCCCTGCGCGTGTGCTGCCATGCGTCCAGCATAACCACACGCTCGAACGTATGAGCGATTACAACGTTCGGGTGCCGCGCCGCCGTGCTGTGCTCAGCCCAGGTCCTCCCGCCGCTCCAGCCACTCGCGCGGAACGGCGTCCACTCCCGTACGCGCGCCCACGATGCCGCCGGTGATGGCGCATGTGGTGTCGACGTCGCCGAAGGCCTCGGCCGTCGACCACAGCGCGGCCTCCAGGTCGTCGTGGTGGCGGACCGCCGACCAGACGGCGAACGGGACGGTGTCGTCGGCCCGGATACGCTGTCCGTTGCCGAGGATGTCCGACGCCTTCCAGGGCTCGGTACCGAAGGGCACATCCGCCGCCCGCGCCAGACCGTCCCGTACGGTGCCCTCCGGCGTGGCCTCCGCGACCGCCGCGAGCGACAGCTCACCGCGCGCCGAGAGCGCGGCGGCGACCGCGACGGCCACCGCGCCCGCTATGCCCTGCGGATGGGCATGGGTCACCTCGGCCGACAAAGCGGCCTGTTCCACGACGCGTTCGAGGTCGTCCGCGAACCAGGCGCCGAGCGGCGCGACCCGCATCGCCGCCCCGTTGCCGAGGCTCCCGCCCTCGAAGAGGGTGGGAGCCAGGGTCCGCCAACTCGCTGGTTCCGCCAGGAGTTGGGGCAGCAGGATGTGCATGCCGTGCCCGTAACCGCGCCCCGGGTCGGCGTCGAAGCCGAGCGCGAAGCAGTGGGCGAGACGGTCCTGGTCGATGAGGCCGCACTGGTCGAGGACGCGCTGGACGGCGAGCGCCATCGCCGTGTCGTCGGTCCAGTGCCAGTCGGGCTCCCGCGGCATGGTGCGGGCCTTGATCTCCGCGTACGCCTGGGGCCGGTCCCGGAAGAGCGGGAACCAGCGCTCGCCGAAGGCGTCGCCGAGGGCGAGCCCTTCGAGACTCCGGCGGGCGGCTTCGCGGCCGGTGACGGGAGAGGGCGAGGAGGGCGTTTCAGGAGTGGTGCGTGGCCGGTCCGGAGGTCGCGTCTGTGGCGTCACGCGCCCCATGGTGTCGCGCGGCCTCCGGCCGTACATCCCCTTTCCGACCACGCGTGGCCGGTGACCGCACTCAGCTGAAGCAGTTCGCCGGGCGGGCGTTCGCGGGGTCGAGGGCTCCCAGCACCATCCGGTACACCACGTCGCTGTAGGCGATCCCCAGATGCGCGCTCATGTCGACCGCGCACGCGTCCTGGAGGTCGAGGTTCTCCACCGGGGCGTCGGGGCCCGCCGCGAGGTACTGCTGGCGGTAGGGGGTGACCACTTCGTCGGTGCGTGTGACGACGGTCGTGTAGCGCACGCCGGGCATGGTGTCGCCTCCGGCATCGAGCCGTGCGTTGACGTCCGAGCCGATCGTCTGGTCCTTCGCCGCCTGTCCGGCCATCTGCGCCGTGGTGTCGAGCACCCGCAGCGACCTGGCGAGGGTCGCCATGCCGGAGGCCGTCGTCCCGTGGTTGCTCGGCGCGATGCCCACCAGCCGGTGGGTCTTCGCCGCACCGCCCTCGAACTTGAGGTACCAGCGCGGCAGCAGCCCGCCGCCCTGGGAGTGTCCGACCAGGTCGGCCTTCTCCGCCCCGGTGGCGTCCAGGACCTTGTCGACGAAGGTGGCCACCTCCTTGGCGGACTCGGGGACATGGCCTCTCGCCTTGAACACATCGCCTTCGGGCGCGCCGTAGTTGAGGGCGTAGACGCAGTAGCCGGCCTTCTTCAGTACGGGCGAGAGTCCCGACCAGTTGGCGTAGGCGTTCGCCCAGGTGCCGTGGATCAGTACGACGGGACGCGGGTGGGCGGCGCTCGGCCGGCAGGTCCAGTCGTTGGCGCCGGACGGCGACATCTCGGGAGCCGCCTGCGACCGGGTGAACGCCGCGGAGAACTCCGCCAGGCCGGTGTTGGGGGCGACCGCCGAGGCGCGGGCGGAGCCGGAGGGGAAGGAACCGGACGGAATGGAGGGGGAGGGAATGGAGGGGGACGAGGACGAGGGCGTCGCGGCCGCGACGGCGATCAGTGTGGATCCGACCAGTGCGGCGGCGGCATGTCCGAGCTTCAACAGGGCTCCCGTGCGTGAGGCCTCCGCTCGGTCCCGTACCTGGTCCCGGCCGCGTAGCTCCGGGACACGGGGCGGAGGAGGGCGTCTTTCGATGACGCCCGCCATCCGATCCCATGGGGATTCCCCCGGGCGGGATTGCCCCATCGGTGGGCGCGGAGCGCGCCGTCAGGTACGGGTGGGCCGTGCTCAGGAGCGGGCGGCGAAGGGCGGGTGCGTTCCGTTGAGGTAGTGGTCGCCGATGTCGCGCAGCCGGTGGACGGATGAGCTCTGCGCGGTCAGCGCACGGGCGTTGCGCCAGAATCTGTCGAGCGCCGGGCCACCGTCGAAGGACGTCGCCGCTTCGGTGAGTTCGAGGATGCGGGTGGTGATGTCGACGGCGGACCTGCCGGTGACGGCCTCGGCCGCGGCGACGAGGACGGCGATCTCGGCGCGTTCGTCCATGCCGATGTCCCGCCCGGTGCGCAGCCCTTGCTCCAGGGCGTCCGTCGCGCGATCCACGACGGCGGCTGCGGTGTGGGCCGCGGTCGCCAACTCCCCGTACGCGAGCAGGAGATACGGGTCCCCGCTCGGACGTACGGCATATGTGGCGGCATCAGGCGCCTCGGAGCGCGGCGCGCGCCGTACGGCCCGGCTGACGTCACGGGCCTCGGCGAGAGCGCCCTCCGCGATGCCGAGCGCCACATGGCTGAGGACGAGCCGCAGCGCGAGCGGCGCGAGCGCGGTGTACGCGGAGACGGCGTGTTCGTCGCGTGGCATCGCGCCGAGGATATGGCCGGCTTCCACGGGCACGTTGTCGAAGTCGACGCTGCCCGCGCCGGTGAGCCGCTGGCCGAGGCGGTCGTTGTCCGTGCCGGCGAGTACGCCGGGGTGGGCGGGGTTCACGAGTGCGATCAGCAGCTCGCCCGTGCGCGTGGACATCGCGCCGACGACGAGGCGGTCGGCGACGGTGACACCGGCGGCGAAGGTCCTGCTTCCGTTGAGCAGATGGCCCGACGCACTGGGCGAGAGGGTGAGTCCGGGGCCGGTCTCCGGGTCGGGGAGGTCGGTGCCGCCGCCGAGGAGCCAGCCGTGGGCGACGGCGGGCGGCTCGTGTCCGGCTGCCAGGTCTCCCCCGGTCGTACCGAAGAAGCGGCTGCTCCACGAGAGCACGTAGTGCCGCGCGATGAGCTCGCCGATGGAGCCGTCGGCCGCCGCGATCTCGCGGATCACGGCGGCGGCGGTGCGCCAGTCGGCGCCGCCGTGACCGCCGCCCACGTGGCCGCCCGGGTCGTCCGGATCGGGAGAGGGCCCGGAGGCGGGGCCGGTCAGGTTCCGGCCGGGAAGGACGGGTGGTGTCAGGAGCGCGGGCAGACCGGCTTCGCGCAGCCGTGCCACCTCGTCGTACGGCGGCTTGCCCGCCCGGTCGCGGGCGATCGCGTCGGCGGCGAGATCGTCGGCCACCTCCCGTGTGACGCGCGGCCACATGGCCTCGTCGGGCACGGTGGACTTGTGCGGGGCGGCGGTGCGAACCACGGGTTTCGTCGGCACGGTGCCGGCCACCTCCAACATCCCTAGTTTTCCCACTGGATTAGTAGGAATACTGGCACGGACTCATCGCTCCCCCAAGTGCGCGTTCATATGGTGGACTCGCGTCCCGGTCCGCGAAACCAACCGTCGGCCGGGACCTCGCTCACGGGTTGGTCCAGGCCTCCGGATCCGCCGCGAGCGCGGACACACCCTCCGGCAGCCCGGCCGAGGCCACGTCCGCCAGGGTCACCACGTCCAGGATCTGGCGGACGTTGGCCCTGAGGGCGATCCACAGCGGCAGCAGGGACTCGGCGGGGCCGGTGTACGAGAGCTCGGGCGGCCGGACCCCGCGTACCGAGACGAGAGGCCCGTCCACCGCCCGGATGACATCGGCGACGCTGATGGAGTCCGCACCCTTGGCCAGCCGATAACCGCCGTTGCCGCCCCGCCGGCTCACCACCAGCCCGCCCCGGCGCATGTCGTTGAGGATGCCTTCGAGGAACTTGTGCGGGATGTCCTGGGCGGCGGCGATCGCCTCCGCCTTGAGCGGGACCTCGTCGCCGGACATGGCGAGCTCCAGCGCGGCACGTACCGCATAGTCCGCTCTGGCTGAAATGCGCATGCGCGCAGTATCGCGTACGGCTCTGCCCCCGCTCCGGGTCCCGCCTGCCCTTTCTCTCGGACACCTCGCCGTCAGCCCGTGCCGGCGGAGCTCCCCACCGTGTCGAACAGCCGGTTGACGGGGCGCGGCAGCCCGTAGTGCTCGCGCAGCGTGGTGCCCGTGTACTCCGTACGGAAGAGGCCGCGCTCCTGGAGGATCGGCACGACCTGGTCGACGAAGGCCTCAAGGCCCGACGGGAGCAGCGCGGGCATGATGTTGAAGCCGTCCGCGGCGCCGCTGTCGTACCAGTGCTCGATGGTGTCGGCGACCTGTTCGGCGGTGCCCGCGAAGGTGCGGTGTCCGCGGCCCCCGCCGAGCCTGCCGATGAGCTGACGTACCGTCAGGCGCTCGCGTCTGCCCAGCTCCACGACCAGCGTGAAGCGGCTCTTGGCCCCTTCGATCTCGTCCTCGGTGGGAATGCCGTCGGGCAGTTCCTCGTCGAGCACCAGCCGCTCGTCGGGGACGCCGAGGAGGCGGGCCAGCTGCCGGCGGGCGTACTCGGGGACGATGTGCCGGTCCAGCTCGGCGTCCAGTTCCCGCGCGTCGGCCTCCGTGTCGCCGATCACCGGCACGATCCCCGGCAGGATCTTGATGCCGTCCGGGTCACGCCCGAAGGCCACCGCGCGCTGCTTGACGTCCTTGTGGAAGGCGACGCCCTCCTCCAGGGTCTGCTGGGCGGTGAACACCGCCTCCGCGTAGCGCGCCGCGAAGTCCTTGCCGTCCTCGCTGGATCCGGCCTGGACGAGAAGGGGGTATCCCTGCGGGGAGCGCCGTACGTTGAGCGGTCCTTCGACCCGGAAGTGGGGTCCGCGGTGCTCGATCGGCCGGACGCGTTCGGCGAGGGCGTGGACGCCGCGCTCCTTGTCGGCCACCACCGCGTCGTCGGCCCAGCTGTCCCACAACTTCGTGGCCACTTCGAGGAATTCGGCCGCCCGGAGGTAGCGCTCGTGGTGGGGCGGGGTGTCGTCCAGACCGAAGTTGCGGGCGGCGTCGGCGCCTGCCGTGGTGACGATGTTCCAGCCGGCCCGGCCGCCCGAGACATGGTCGACGGAGGCGAACCTGCGGGCCAGGTTGTACGGCTCGTTGTAGCTGGTGGACGCGGTGGCGATGAGGCCGATCCTGGTGGTGACACCGGCGAGGGCGGTCAGCAGGACGGTGGGTTCCAGGATGCTGGAGGGCCGGCGCCCCGGGTCGCCGTGCAGGACGGGCCCGTCCGCGAGGAACAGGGAGTCGAGTCTGCCGCGCTCCGCGATGCGGGCCAGATTCTTGTAGTGCTCGACGTCCGTGCCGTCGCTGGGACTCCGCGGCAGGCGCCAGGCTGCCTCGTGGTGGCCGGCGGTCATCAGGAAGGCGTTGAGGTGCAAGGGCTTACGGTCCGGGTCGCGTGACATGGGTCTTCTTCTCCTGGGGGTTACGGCCGGAGGGACGGCTGCCGGTACGGCTCAGAGCGCGAGATAGCGGCCGTCGTGGAAGAGCAACGGGCGCCGGCTCTCGTCGTGTTGGGCCTCCTCGACCCGGCCCACGACGATCCGGTGGTCGCCGGCGGGGACGAGCTGCTGGATGCTCAGCCGCAGCCAGCCGGCCGTGTCGTCGAGTACGGGGTCACCCTCCGGCAGCCGGTGCCAGGCGGTCGGCGCGGCGAACCTGTCGGCACCGCTGGTCGCGAACGTCCTTGCCAGCGGCTCCTGTTCGGCGCCGATGAAGTTGACGACAGCCGATGACGCGCGCTCGATCGTCGGCCAGGACGATCCCGAGAGGGCGATACCGAACGACACGAGCGGCGGGGCGATGGACAGGGACGTGAGCGAGGTGGCGGTAAATCCAACCGGACCGTGGCCGGCGTCAGCGGTGATGACGACGACGCCCGCCGGATATCGGCGGAATGCTTTCTTGAAGCGCTCCGGGGCAATGCCCGCCGTGAGATTCGACGACACGATGAGAGTCAACGTCTCCCCCAGGAAGAGAAGTGGGATCTGCGGAATTGGGCAGGCGGTGGCCGTGCGGGTCGTGGCCGGTGTGCGCACACGTGGGACCAGGTGAACCAGGGCGTACCGAGCGGACCGAAGGCTCTCGCCGGTGAATCGAGGGGTGGACCGTGGCGCGAGGAGAATTCAGGCGCGAAGGGAATTCAGGCGCGACAACAGAGGCAGGGCACGTACCGCGGAATCCGCTGCCGAATGGTCATGAATTCATTGTCGGCCGTGTCTTCGGGCCCGGTCAACAATGCAACTCCCTGAATTAACTCGGGCCGCGGGGCGATTCACGACACGGCCGTCAGCGCGGGCCAGGGCCCGAGCGGGTCCGCGTACAGGGCGCCCAGCGCCACGGCCGCGCCCGCCGTGGACAGCACGCTGCCGGTGAAGCTGCTTGCCACGACGGCCTGTTCGGGGTCGTCGCAGACGAGGGAGCGTTCCGCCACCTCCGCCCGCAGGTCGGCCAGACAGTGCGGAAGCTGCCCCGTGCCCGGCTCGACCACGACCAGTACCTCGGGGTCGAACATGTCCAGCAGCAGCGCCACGGCCCGGCCGACGAGCCTGGCCCTGCGGCGGAAGAGCCCGATCGCTCGCGGCTCCCCCGCCAGCGCACGGTCCAGCAGAGCGGGGAACGACCGTACGGGGTAGCCCTGTTCGGCCGCGAGCCGCACCATGGCTCCTTCGGAGACCTCCGATTCGAGGCTGCCGTCACCACCGACCGGTAGACGCGCGATGCTTCCCGCACCGTGCCGGGGCCCGAGATGCACTTCTCCGGCGGTGGCGAACGCGGCGTCGACCACCGCGCCGACGAACAGCAGCACTGCGCTCCCGCGCGTTGACGCCTGGCCGAACAGCTGCTCGGCGCGCGCCAACGCCCGTGCGTGGCTGTCCACATGGACCGGCAGCCCGGTCGCTTCGGCGAGATGGTCCCGTACGGCCACGTCCCGCCAGCCGAGTTGCGGGTGCCGCATGATCACCCCGGCCCCGGGGTCCACCCGGTGGCCGGTGGCCACACCGAGGGCCAGCGCCGAACGGCCGTCGGCGTAGGAGGCCATGAGCCGGGGCAGCCGCCCGGCCAGCGAGTCCAGCACCTGCCGCGGGTGCGGCCGGATGTCCGGGTGCGGCTGCCGGTCCTCGGCGACGACGCGGCCGCGCAGATCCATCAGGGACAGGGTCGAGTTGGTGACGGCGATGTGCGCGCCCGCGACCACGTAGCGGCCGGTGTCGATGTCCACGGGCACGTGCGGCCGACCGAGTCCGCGCGGTCCGGTGGTCTCCGGGCTCTCCCGGATCAGTCCGCGCGCGAGCAGTTGGGCGGTGTGCCCCGTGACGGACGCGGGCGAAAGACCGGTGAGGCGTGCGACGGTGCTGCGGGCGACCGGGCCGTGGTCGAGGACTGCGTTCAGCACACTCTTCGTGCCCGGCGCGCGGCGGGGTGGTGCGGTGGCCGGCGGGATGTCCGCGCGGCGTATCGGGGTGGGTGGGCGACGGACGGGCACCGGCGGCTGTCTCACGGGTGTCTTCCAGATGCTCGAAGGCTGCGGCGGCGGCCCCGGGACGCATTTGGTCGAGGGCCGGCCGGACCGCATGGGCGCTGAGTCGTCAGCCCTGGTGACACGCCGCGGAGCACACACGCTTGAGATCGATGTGACCCCGAGTCGTCAGGTGCGCGGATCGCTGCATGTCCGGCAACGTAACCGCAGCGCCCGAACCGGGTCAATCCCCGGTCGTATCGTGGACCGCGGTGACGACCTCGGTGGCCAGCCTTTCCGCGTCGTCCAGCGCGGCGGTGAGCGTGCCCGGGGTCGAGCCGAGCGCGGAGAACAGAGCCTGTGCCCGTTCGGCGAAGTCGACTGGGGCGACGGCGAGTTGTCCGGCGGCCCGGACCGCTCCCTTCTCGTTGAGCACCCAGCTTCTGTCATGGGCGTGGAGGGCGTGTACGAGGACTCCGACCGCGCGGAAGAGACAGCCGGCGACATGGAAGGCGTCGCCGCGCGCCGCGCCCTTGCGGGCACCGGCCAGGATGAACGGGGCCTCCCAGCGGGCGTTGTCGATGAGCACCCGGCGCAGCGGCTCCGGATAGTGGCGGGTCCGCTCCCGCAGGGTTCGGAGTTCCCCGCCCGGGTCGGCGAGTACGCGCCCGACGGCCAGTTCACCGGCGTAGGCGTGGGAGTACACCCCCAGGGGATGACCGGCCT
The nucleotide sequence above comes from Streptomyces sp. NBC_01716. Encoded proteins:
- a CDS encoding alpha-ketoglutarate-dependent dioxygenase AlkB; translated protein: MAAHAQGSLFDQTDEIRLGPLRDVRRTVLGDGAWIDLLPGWLTGADALHGELAAGVPWRAERRQMYERVVAVPRLLAFYGERDGRREELPHPVLTEAREALSAYYAGELGEPFVSAGLCYYRDGRDGVAWHGDRTGRGSREDTMVAILSVGAPRDLTLRPRRRHGSVIRQPLGHGDLIVMGGSCQRTWEHAIPKTARAVGARISIQFRPRGVS
- a CDS encoding nucleotidyltransferase domain-containing protein produces the protein MVEIANRLAEVGGVVGVCLGGSRATGAHRPDSDLDLGLYYRRPLDTAALRLLAAELAGEPVEVTEPGGWGPWVDGGAWLTVDGHRVDWIYRDLDRVHRIWEQCLAGRFEIGAQAGHPLGVYSHAYAGELAVGRVLADPGGELRTLRERTRHYPEPLRRVLIDNARWEAPFILAGARKGAARGDAFHVAGCLFRAVGVLVHALHAHDRSWVLNEKGAVRAAGQLAVAPVDFAERAQALFSALGSTPGTLTAALDDAERLATEVVTAVHDTTGD
- a CDS encoding RrF2 family transcriptional regulator, with translation MRISARADYAVRAALELAMSGDEVPLKAEAIAAAQDIPHKFLEGILNDMRRGGLVVSRRGGNGGYRLAKGADSISVADVIRAVDGPLVSVRGVRPPELSYTGPAESLLPLWIALRANVRQILDVVTLADVASAGLPEGVSALAADPEAWTNP
- a CDS encoding LLM class flavin-dependent oxidoreductase, with product MSRDPDRKPLHLNAFLMTAGHHEAAWRLPRSPSDGTDVEHYKNLARIAERGRLDSLFLADGPVLHGDPGRRPSSILEPTVLLTALAGVTTRIGLIATASTSYNEPYNLARRFASVDHVSGGRAGWNIVTTAGADAARNFGLDDTPPHHERYLRAAEFLEVATKLWDSWADDAVVADKERGVHALAERVRPIEHRGPHFRVEGPLNVRRSPQGYPLLVQAGSSEDGKDFAARYAEAVFTAQQTLEEGVAFHKDVKQRAVAFGRDPDGIKILPGIVPVIGDTEADARELDAELDRHIVPEYARRQLARLLGVPDERLVLDEELPDGIPTEDEIEGAKSRFTLVVELGRRERLTVRQLIGRLGGGRGHRTFAGTAEQVADTIEHWYDSGAADGFNIMPALLPSGLEAFVDQVVPILQERGLFRTEYTGTTLREHYGLPRPVNRLFDTVGSSAGTG
- a CDS encoding ROK family transcriptional regulator, yielding MRQPPVPVRRPPTPIRRADIPPATAPPRRAPGTKSVLNAVLDHGPVARSTVARLTGLSPASVTGHTAQLLARGLIRESPETTGPRGLGRPHVPVDIDTGRYVVAGAHIAVTNSTLSLMDLRGRVVAEDRQPHPDIRPHPRQVLDSLAGRLPRLMASYADGRSALALGVATGHRVDPGAGVIMRHPQLGWRDVAVRDHLAEATGLPVHVDSHARALARAEQLFGQASTRGSAVLLFVGAVVDAAFATAGEVHLGPRHGAGSIARLPVGGDGSLESEVSEGAMVRLAAEQGYPVRSFPALLDRALAGEPRAIGLFRRRARLVGRAVALLLDMFDPEVLVVVEPGTGQLPHCLADLRAEVAERSLVCDDPEQAVVASSFTGSVLSTAGAAVALGALYADPLGPWPALTAVS
- a CDS encoding acyl-CoA dehydrogenase — encoded protein: MPTKPVVRTAAPHKSTVPDEAMWPRVTREVADDLAADAIARDRAGKPPYDEVARLREAGLPALLTPPVLPGRNLTGPASGPSPDPDDPGGHVGGGHGGADWRTAAAVIREIAAADGSIGELIARHYVLSWSSRFFGTTGGDLAAGHEPPAVAHGWLLGGGTDLPDPETGPGLTLSPSASGHLLNGSRTFAAGVTVADRLVVGAMSTRTGELLIALVNPAHPGVLAGTDNDRLGQRLTGAGSVDFDNVPVEAGHILGAMPRDEHAVSAYTALAPLALRLVLSHVALGIAEGALAEARDVSRAVRRAPRSEAPDAATYAVRPSGDPYLLLAYGELATAAHTAAAVVDRATDALEQGLRTGRDIGMDERAEIAVLVAAAEAVTGRSAVDITTRILELTEAATSFDGGPALDRFWRNARALTAQSSSVHRLRDIGDHYLNGTHPPFAARS
- a CDS encoding esterase/lipase family protein — protein: MKLGHAAAALVGSTLIAVAAATPSSSSPSIPSPSIPSGSFPSGSARASAVAPNTGLAEFSAAFTRSQAAPEMSPSGANDWTCRPSAAHPRPVVLIHGTWANAYANWSGLSPVLKKAGYCVYALNYGAPEGDVFKARGHVPESAKEVATFVDKVLDATGAEKADLVGHSQGGGLLPRWYLKFEGGAAKTHRLVGIAPSNHGTTASGMATLARSLRVLDTTAQMAGQAAKDQTIGSDVNARLDAGGDTMPGVRYTTVVTRTDEVVTPYRQQYLAAGPDAPVENLDLQDACAVDMSAHLGIAYSDVVYRMVLGALDPANARPANCFS
- a CDS encoding ADP-ribosylglycohydrolase family protein, which encodes MTPQTRPPDRPRTTPETPSSPSPVTGREAARRSLEGLALGDAFGERWFPLFRDRPQAYAEIKARTMPREPDWHWTDDTAMALAVQRVLDQCGLIDQDRLAHCFALGFDADPGRGYGHGMHILLPQLLAEPASWRTLAPTLFEGGSLGNGAAMRVAPLGAWFADDLERVVEQAALSAEVTHAHPQGIAGAVAVAVAAALSARGELSLAAVAEATPEGTVRDGLARAADVPFGTEPWKASDILGNGQRIRADDTVPFAVWSAVRHHDDLEAALWSTAEAFGDVDTTCAITGGIVGARTGVDAVPREWLERREDLG
- a CDS encoding flavin reductase family protein, which codes for MTLIVSSNLTAGIAPERFKKAFRRYPAGVVVITADAGHGPVGFTATSLTSLSIAPPLVSFGIALSGSSWPTIERASSAVVNFIGAEQEPLARTFATSGADRFAAPTAWHRLPEGDPVLDDTAGWLRLSIQQLVPAGDHRIVVGRVEEAQHDESRRPLLFHDGRYLAL